The DNA window AAGGCCTACTTTGATCGTTTGGGGCTGGTGTCGCTGCTCGATACGGTGCGACGACTCCAGTGTGTCTCATGAACCGCCGGATGCGGAACCGCACGTCCGGTGGTGTGAGAGGACGGCGGGGGTGACCCCGCCTCCTACTCGATCCGGGCAGCGGCAGGTCTTGGGTCTGGTCCGGGCAAAGGCCAGAAGACGACCGGCCCCGGTCGGGGGCCGGGCGGGGTTTGGTGCCGGCGGCTTGGTGGCCGCCGCCAACTCGACGGTCAGCCGGCCCTGTTCCCGGATGCTGGCCAGCACCGAGCTGGCGGTGCTCGTCCAATTCGCGCCAATAGGGCAGGCGTTCTTCCAGCAGGGGTAACTGCCCGTCGTCCAGGCCCCTACCGCCGCAACACCCACAAGCGGGAGTGGGGCCGGGATTCTCCCAGGGAGAGGGTATCCACCAGCTCGTCACGCTCAGCATCGATCACCGAGACGGTGCCGGCCGCCGCCGTGGAAGCCAGTACCAGCCTCGGCACGCCTTGTTCGATGACGAAATCCAAAGTGCCGCTGGGAGCGCCCAGGCGCAACTCCCGGCTCTGGACCAGCTTGGGCAGGGCTCCGAGATCAAAGACCAGCACAGCGTCGGTTTTCAAATTGGCTTGTTGCTCCGTGCTGCCGGAAGCACCGGCGGTGAAATAGAGCTTGGCGCTGTCGGGGCTGAAGAAGTACTTGCTCAAATAAATGTCCGGCAGCTCGATCTGGTCGGTGATTTCCAGGGTGGTGGCGTCCATCACCGACAATCTGGCGATCACATGCCGGGGGTCGGATTTGCGGTCGGCGCCGCGGCCGATGAGATAGCGCCCGTCCGGGGTGGCAAACAAGTTGCTGTGCCCTTTGAAGGGCACCCGCTGTTCAATCGCATGGGTCAGGGGATCGATCACCGCCACCGTGCCGTAGCCGTTGTTGAGGTTGTATACCTTGCCGGTCCATGGCGAGTAGGCCAGCCCGTGGGGGAAGGCCTGATTGGGCAGCTTGTCGGCCACCCCCTCTTCTTTGTCTGCCTCGCACAGGTTGATGGTGGCCACCACCTGCAAATAACTGTCGCCATCAGCCGGATCGTTGCCGACCACGGACACCGTGCCATCTTTCAGGTTGCTCACCCAGGCGCGGCGGGGCACCTCCGGGGCCTGTTCCGAGGGCCAGCTGAAGTGGCACTGGTGGTGCCCGCGGCCCACGCAAATCGTTTTAAGAAACCGGGCCGCGGACGAATCGACATTTTCCACCACGGTTACCGATGAGCCCAGGTCGCCGCAATTGAGCACATCGTTGCCGCTGGCTTTGTCGCCGTCATTCATGAACCAGCCGCGGCTGGCGCTGGGATCGGTGTAGAGGTGGGCGGGAAAAGCGTCGGCGGGCAAAGCCTGCGCGAGGAGGATGGATTTGCTTTGCGGATCCAGCAGAACCACCCTGTCGTCCTCGCTCAGTCCGATGAAAACGGGCTTGAGGCCCGCTTCGGCGCCGCTGGCCTTGGCCACCGGAAGCCGCTTGACCTGGGTGTTGCCCGCGCTCGATGTAATGACCACCAGTGCCCCGGCTTGCCTGTCGCTGAGGTAACAGGCGGCGGTAAATTCATACAATGTTTTGTTTTGGTTCATAAAAAGCATCCCGCTTGCTGGAGTGGAGTCGGCCCTGGAACGGGATTATACCGCCATCGGAGGACTGGAAAACTTATAAACCGCCCGGATATCCATATAACAATTTGTAATTTGACTTTGCTTGTATAAAACTGGAACGTATATGGGCGCAGAAACGCGGCGCCCCCAGTTCGAGATCTGACGATGCATAACACCGCCGAAAAAATCACTGCTGTCTCCGGCCCCGACATCGCGGGCAGTGTCCCGGATATCCACAAGCTGAATGAAAAATACGAAGCGCTGTCGGTGGAAGACCGCATTCGAGAATTGTACCGGGACTTCAGTCAGGACGAGGTCATGATCACCTCCTCCTTTGCCGCCAACTCGGCCTATTTTCTGCACCTGTTTTCCCGCCTGCGGCCGGAGCAGACCATCTTCTTTATCGACACCGGCTTCCATTTTCCCGAGACTCTGGAATACAAGGCCTACCTCACCGAGCTGTACCATTTGAAAGTGGTGGATGTGCGTCCGGAAGACTGGAAGCACGAATTCACCGAAAAAGACCAGACTTACAAATCCGACCCGGATTTCTGCTGCTCGGTAAACAAAGTGGAACCCTTAGATGAGGTGAAGAAAAACTTCCGGGTCTGGGTATCCAGCCTGATGCGCTGGGAAACGGAACACCGCGCCACCTTGAATATCTTCGAAGAGCGCGGCGGCATCATCAAGTTTCACCCTATGGTGGACGTGAGCAAAGCCGGGCGGGAGGCCTACATCCGCGACCATAAGCTGCCCTTTCACCCCCTGGTGGCCAAAGGCTACTCCTCCATCGGTTGCAAACACTGCACCCTGCCGGGGGCGGACCGCGCAGGCCGCTGGGTGGACAAACCCAAAACCGAGTGCGGCCTGCATTTGTAGGGGAGGGTCAAGCCGCCGGTGGACCAACAGGGCGGTGGTAGATTTGGGTGAGCCAGAAAAAAGTCCGGGTTTCGGTGCCTATGCTGAATCCGGCCTGCTTCAG is part of the Gammaproteobacteria bacterium genome and encodes:
- a CDS encoding phosphoadenylyl-sulfate reductase; translation: MHNTAEKITAVSGPDIAGSVPDIHKLNEKYEALSVEDRIRELYRDFSQDEVMITSSFAANSAYFLHLFSRLRPEQTIFFIDTGFHFPETLEYKAYLTELYHLKVVDVRPEDWKHEFTEKDQTYKSDPDFCCSVNKVEPLDEVKKNFRVWVSSLMRWETEHRATLNIFEERGGIIKFHPMVDVSKAGREAYIRDHKLPFHPLVAKGYSSIGCKHCTLPGADRAGRWVDKPKTECGLHL